A region of Acidobacteriota bacterium DNA encodes the following proteins:
- a CDS encoding S8 family peptidase: MTTYNLQVPATDRDVFSPRARFVARLAALALLAFALFVATADAQGRRARVADDLQPFLKGQATGAASVILTGPQAQVDRLAARHGLRVSKRLRSGAVVEATPEALETLSRDVEVASLSADRAVMASMAVTNEALGADQAWAGFEPLAGATGRNVGVALIDSGVNEVPALRGRIVAHVDFTNPRGRGRDEHGHGTHLAGIIAGNGRNFQGVAPEAKIVSLKVLNGDGSGRSSDVIDALDWVVENKQRFNLSIVNLSLGHPVMESAFDDPLVAAVQRAVKAGLFVVVSAGNLGKTPDGRPIAGAITSPGNAPGAFTVGAVNTKQTAGRSDDVVASYSSRGPTYKDQIVKPDVVAPGNKVTSLGAPGSMTWRTYPELRDGQFMTMSGTSQAAAVAAGAAAVLREVNPRLSPVQMKWAFQVTASRLAEPLIAQGAGSLNLAAAAKLAGKQAKGGLPQTVIGGETVESAGIAFHAKAYSAANGQTLIWGDT, from the coding sequence ATGACCACCTACAACCTCCAGGTTCCGGCCACCGACCGCGACGTCTTCAGCCCACGCGCCCGCTTCGTCGCCAGGCTCGCCGCGCTCGCCCTGCTCGCCTTCGCGCTCTTCGTCGCGACGGCCGACGCCCAGGGCCGTCGCGCCCGCGTGGCCGACGACCTCCAGCCGTTCCTGAAGGGGCAGGCCACGGGCGCCGCGTCGGTCATCCTGACCGGCCCGCAGGCGCAGGTCGACCGCCTCGCCGCCCGCCACGGCCTGCGCGTCTCGAAGCGCCTGCGCTCGGGCGCCGTCGTCGAGGCCACGCCCGAGGCGCTCGAAACCCTGAGCCGCGACGTCGAGGTGGCCAGCCTCTCGGCCGACCGCGCGGTGATGGCCAGCATGGCCGTGACCAACGAGGCCCTCGGCGCCGACCAGGCGTGGGCGGGCTTCGAGCCGCTCGCCGGCGCCACCGGCCGCAACGTGGGCGTGGCGCTCATCGACTCGGGCGTGAACGAGGTGCCGGCGCTGCGCGGGCGCATCGTCGCCCACGTCGACTTCACCAACCCGCGCGGCCGCGGCCGCGACGAGCACGGCCACGGCACGCACCTCGCGGGCATCATCGCCGGCAACGGCCGCAACTTCCAGGGCGTGGCGCCCGAGGCGAAGATCGTGAGCCTCAAGGTGCTGAACGGCGACGGCTCGGGCCGCTCGAGCGACGTCATCGACGCGCTCGACTGGGTCGTCGAGAACAAGCAGCGCTTCAACCTGAGCATCGTCAACCTCTCGCTCGGCCATCCCGTGATGGAGAGCGCGTTCGACGATCCGCTCGTCGCCGCCGTGCAGCGTGCCGTCAAGGCGGGCCTCTTCGTCGTCGTCTCGGCGGGCAACCTGGGGAAGACGCCCGACGGGCGGCCCATTGCCGGCGCCATCACGAGCCCGGGCAACGCGCCGGGCGCGTTCACGGTGGGCGCGGTGAACACGAAGCAGACCGCCGGGCGGAGCGACGACGTGGTGGCGAGCTACAGCTCGCGGGGCCCGACGTACAAGGACCAGATCGTGAAGCCGGACGTCGTGGCGCCGGGCAACAAGGTGACCTCGCTCGGCGCGCCGGGGTCGATGACGTGGCGGACGTATCCCGAGCTGCGCGACGGCCAGTTCATGACGATGTCGGGCACGAGCCAGGCGGCGGCGGTGGCGGCGGGGGCGGCGGCGGTGCTGCGCGAGGTGAACCCGCGGCTGTCGCCGGTGCAGATGAAGTGGGCGTTCCAGGTGACGGCGTCGCGGCTGGCCGAGCCGCTGATTGCGCAGGGGGCGGGGAGCTTGAACCTGGCGGCGGCCGCGAAGCTCGCGGGCAAGCAGGCGAAGGGCGGGCTGCCGCAGACGGTGATTGGCGGCGAGACCGTCGAGAGCGCGGGCATTGCGTTCCACGCGAAGGCGTACTCGGCGGCGAACGGGCAGACGCTGATCTGGGGCGACAC
- a CDS encoding metallophosphoesterase has product MSPARTLLLVAAALLVTTRPAASQAGRAVEGLPPPGRCEIGQPPELPATAPVRFVVLGDFGDPGPDGDGSLAPDARRVLAALAARHRERPYDFGLTVGDNFYPRGVATPEALRRRWRPYEQLGLRFYATLGNHDYAKGRARTQVRYTTSPLNRGQRWQMPCRYYSFEAGPVAFAALDTDEGTLGWWRRLRRAIALRFDSLPWSDTQARWLDTALGAAGRFPWRVVYGHHPVKSVGRHGDTSRLASGPNSLARLLDRHDAIYLAGHDHSLQVLAGPRAAYFVSGGGGRSPTSAECRRDPSCVFATGRAGFLEIEATADELRWAFIGPADDGGPAAELCGGTLTRRAGGGIDVAARRCSPDLAVARR; this is encoded by the coding sequence ATGTCGCCCGCGCGCACGCTCCTGCTCGTCGCCGCCGCGTTGCTCGTCACCACCCGCCCGGCCGCCTCGCAGGCCGGCCGCGCGGTGGAGGGCTTGCCGCCACCCGGCCGTTGCGAGATCGGGCAGCCCCCCGAGCTTCCCGCCACGGCGCCGGTGCGCTTCGTCGTGCTCGGCGACTTCGGCGATCCGGGGCCCGACGGCGACGGCTCGCTCGCCCCCGACGCCCGACGCGTGCTCGCCGCGCTCGCCGCGCGGCACCGCGAGCGCCCCTACGACTTCGGCCTCACCGTGGGCGACAACTTCTACCCGCGCGGCGTCGCGACGCCGGAAGCGCTGCGCCGCCGCTGGCGCCCGTACGAACAGCTCGGCCTGCGCTTCTACGCGACGCTCGGCAACCACGACTACGCCAAGGGCCGCGCGCGGACGCAGGTGCGCTACACCACCTCGCCGCTCAACCGCGGCCAGCGGTGGCAGATGCCGTGCCGCTACTACAGCTTCGAGGCCGGGCCGGTGGCCTTTGCCGCGCTCGACACCGACGAGGGCACGCTCGGGTGGTGGCGCCGCCTGCGCCGCGCGATCGCGCTGCGCTTCGACAGCCTGCCGTGGTCGGACACCCAGGCGCGCTGGCTCGACACCGCGCTCGGCGCCGCCGGCCGTTTCCCCTGGCGCGTGGTGTACGGCCACCACCCCGTGAAGTCGGTGGGCCGGCACGGCGACACCTCGCGCCTCGCGAGCGGCCCCAATTCGCTCGCCCGCCTGCTCGACCGCCACGACGCCATCTACCTCGCGGGCCACGACCACAGCCTTCAGGTGCTCGCCGGACCGCGGGCGGCGTACTTCGTCTCGGGCGGCGGCGGCCGCAGCCCGACCTCGGCCGAGTGCCGCCGCGACCCCTCGTGCGTGTTCGCCACCGGCAGGGCGGGCTTTCTCGAGATCGAGGCCACCGCCGACGAGCTGCGCTGGGCCTTCATTGGCCCGGCCGACGACGGCGGCCCGGCCGCCGAACTCTGCGGGGGCACGTTGACCAGGCGCGCCGGCGGCGGCATCGACGTGGCCGCCCGCCGCTGCTCGCCCGACCTCGCCGTGGCCCGGCGATGA